In one window of Phycisphaerales bacterium DNA:
- a CDS encoding ribose-phosphate pyrophosphokinase translates to MKIDPNQLKIFCGRYSKELAERVCAHLDLPLGKARTMAFPDDELLVKLDEDVRGRDCFVILSTCHPVNDNMMELFIFIDCLRRASAKRITLVIPYFGYGRQDRKDEGRVPITAKLVANLITAAGADRVLAIDLHAAQIQGFFDLPTDHLSATPVFLDYFRAHRDRLGDLCLVSPDVGNVKMAEAMQNLLEADLAIINKKRVSGSEVVTDTLIGNVKGKTVLMFDDMISTAGTVCEAARFVMDQGAKEVMVAATHPVLVGPAIDRLIESPISQIIVTNTIPLSDRAKRLEGKLVELCLGELLGDAIHNIHHDQSVSALLRDAAGAKR, encoded by the coding sequence ATGAAGATCGATCCGAATCAACTGAAGATCTTCTGTGGCCGCTATAGCAAAGAGCTGGCCGAGCGCGTGTGCGCTCACCTGGACCTGCCGCTGGGGAAGGCTCGCACGATGGCCTTCCCCGATGACGAACTGCTGGTGAAGCTGGACGAGGACGTGCGTGGTCGCGACTGCTTCGTGATCCTCTCGACCTGCCACCCCGTGAACGACAACATGATGGAGCTGTTCATCTTCATCGACTGCCTGCGGCGGGCGTCGGCGAAGCGGATCACGCTTGTCATCCCCTACTTCGGCTATGGCCGGCAGGACCGCAAGGACGAGGGACGGGTGCCCATCACGGCGAAGCTGGTGGCCAACCTCATCACGGCAGCGGGCGCGGATCGCGTGCTGGCGATCGACCTGCACGCGGCGCAGATCCAGGGCTTCTTCGACCTGCCCACCGACCACCTCTCGGCGACACCGGTGTTCCTGGACTACTTCCGGGCCCATCGCGATCGACTGGGGGATCTGTGCCTGGTCAGCCCCGATGTTGGCAACGTGAAGATGGCCGAAGCGATGCAGAACCTGCTCGAGGCCGACCTGGCGATCATCAATAAGAAGCGTGTCAGCGGCAGCGAGGTCGTGACGGACACGCTGATCGGCAACGTCAAGGGCAAGACGGTGCTGATGTTCGACGACATGATTTCCACCGCCGGCACCGTCTGCGAGGCCGCCCGGTTCGTGATGGACCAGGGCGCCAAGGAAGTGATGGTCGCCGCGACGCACCCGGTGCTGGTGGGCCCTGCGATCGATCGCCTGATCGAGAGCCCCATCAGCCAGATCATCGTGACCAACACGATTCCCCTGAGCGATCGGGCCAAGCGGCTGGAGGGCAAGCTCGTTGAGCTCTGCCTGGGCGAGCTGCTGGGCGATGCGATCCACAACATTCACCACGATCAATCCGTCAGTGCGCTGCTGCGCGATGCCGCCGGCGCCAAGCGATAA
- a CDS encoding NTP transferase domain-containing protein, producing the protein MSDTASNSSPRPCAIILAAGKGTRMGSDLPKVVHPVGGRPMVSIVAQACHAVGCSPVVAVVGHGREHVERALEGAAGEVRFALQAEQLGTGHAVLAAESALTDASVDADVLVLCGDGPLIREDTIRTLLETHRRVNAAATLATAVVDDPAGYGRIVRDDEGRFARIVEQKNASEAELGIREINPSYYCFKLGPLMEALRRVERNPKTGEYYLTDVPALLLAGGARVEVVDAVPAEDVLSINTPAQLAEVDRIYRERHGAAEGTRA; encoded by the coding sequence GTGAGCGATACCGCTTCCAACTCGAGCCCCCGGCCGTGCGCGATCATCCTCGCCGCCGGCAAGGGCACGCGCATGGGCAGCGACCTGCCCAAGGTCGTGCATCCGGTGGGTGGTCGTCCGATGGTGTCCATCGTGGCCCAGGCGTGCCACGCCGTGGGGTGCTCACCCGTGGTGGCCGTCGTTGGCCACGGGCGCGAGCACGTGGAGCGGGCTCTGGAAGGCGCCGCGGGCGAGGTGCGGTTCGCACTGCAGGCCGAACAACTCGGCACGGGGCACGCCGTGCTGGCGGCTGAGTCGGCGTTGACAGACGCTTCGGTGGACGCCGATGTGCTCGTGCTGTGTGGCGATGGTCCGCTAATCCGCGAAGACACGATCCGCACGCTGCTGGAGACCCACCGCCGGGTGAACGCCGCGGCGACTCTGGCAACGGCGGTCGTCGACGACCCTGCCGGCTATGGACGGATCGTGCGCGACGACGAGGGCCGCTTCGCCCGCATCGTGGAGCAGAAGAACGCGAGCGAGGCGGAACTGGGAATCCGTGAAATCAATCCGAGCTACTACTGCTTCAAGCTCGGGCCGCTCATGGAAGCGCTCCGGCGTGTCGAGCGGAACCCCAAGACGGGTGAGTACTACTTGACCGACGTGCCGGCGCTCTTGCTGGCCGGCGGAGCTCGTGTGGAGGTCGTCGACGCCGTTCCGGCTGAGGACGTACTGAGCATCAACACCCCGGCACAACTTGCCGAGGTTGATCGGATCTATCGCGAGCGGCACGGAGCCGCGGAAGGAACCCGTGCATGA
- a CDS encoding endonuclease/exonuclease/phosphatase family protein produces the protein MIRRACLILLAAATAAYALGQTGDDVEIRVATFNIEDVSTTDLLINDQPRVQRIAEVIQRLRPTVLLVNEIAFDWHGVPGVPVDEPEGSNGRRFVDHYLEVSQGAGLEPLRYRAVMLPSNTGRPSGFDLDNNGEVVTAYPRPTRASRSGEVPPQSEEGRAFGNDCWGFGAYPGQYAMALLVDHRLDVLDEEIRSFRLLPWSAMPDARMPIDQDGTPWYDQEEWAAMRLSSKSHWDIPVKLPNGTVVHFLCSHPTPPAFDGSEQRNKARNHDEIRFWDDYLDNRGWIASDDGETGGLARGELFVILGDLNADPTKGSDVGEAIDRLLKHPRVQRLKPPRHDEPVPDLEPTDTARFGLRVDYVLPSKGMEVLRSGIWTTPPAERLGSRGFPSDHFPVWAEISVPGW, from the coding sequence ATGATCCGCCGAGCCTGCCTGATCCTCCTCGCCGCCGCCACGGCCGCCTACGCCCTCGGGCAGACGGGCGACGACGTCGAGATCCGAGTGGCCACGTTTAATATCGAAGACGTGTCCACCACGGATCTGCTGATCAATGACCAGCCACGCGTCCAGCGGATCGCCGAGGTCATCCAGCGGCTGCGGCCGACCGTCCTGCTGGTCAACGAGATCGCGTTCGACTGGCATGGTGTGCCGGGCGTCCCGGTCGACGAGCCGGAGGGGTCCAACGGTCGCCGCTTCGTCGACCATTATCTGGAAGTCAGCCAGGGGGCCGGCCTGGAACCGCTGCGGTACCGCGCGGTGATGCTGCCTTCCAACACCGGACGCCCGAGTGGCTTCGACTTGGACAACAACGGCGAGGTCGTGACAGCCTACCCACGCCCCACGCGGGCTTCGCGATCCGGAGAGGTCCCGCCGCAGTCCGAAGAAGGCAGGGCGTTCGGCAACGATTGCTGGGGCTTTGGCGCCTACCCGGGTCAATACGCCATGGCCCTGCTGGTCGACCACCGCCTCGACGTGCTGGACGAGGAGATCCGTTCGTTTCGCCTGCTCCCCTGGAGCGCGATGCCCGATGCCCGCATGCCGATCGACCAGGACGGCACGCCCTGGTACGACCAGGAGGAATGGGCGGCGATGCGGCTCAGCTCGAAGAGCCATTGGGACATCCCCGTGAAGCTGCCCAACGGCACCGTCGTGCACTTCCTCTGCAGCCACCCCACGCCGCCCGCCTTTGATGGCTCAGAACAACGCAACAAGGCCCGCAACCACGACGAAATCCGATTCTGGGATGACTACCTGGACAACCGCGGATGGATCGCCTCGGACGATGGTGAAACCGGCGGGCTTGCGCGCGGCGAGCTGTTCGTAATCCTGGGAGACCTCAACGCCGATCCGACGAAGGGCAGCGACGTCGGCGAAGCCATAGATCGTCTCCTGAAGCACCCGCGCGTGCAGCGACTGAAACCCCCGCGTCATGACGAGCCCGTTCCGGACCTGGAGCCGACCGATACCGCACGATTCGGGCTGCGGGTCGACTACGTGCTTCCCAGCAAGGGCATGGAGGTTCTCCGCTCTGGCATCTGGACCACCCCGCCCGCGGAGCGGCTGGGCAGTCGAGGCTTCCCGAGCGACCACTTCCCGGTGTGGGCCGAGATCTCGGTGCCGGGCTGGTGA
- the cyoE gene encoding heme o synthase, translating to MQTTRMQPQVASVALTPADARSASLAALYETTKPRITRLVTITSALGFGLGALSYRPATAELVMGFVAAIFGAGLAAAGANTLNQWMERTRDARMARTSNRPLPTSRVTPRAVLLFGIELCALGVALAWALAGIAPAALIAATVLSYLFVYTPSKPGLWSSTWIGAVPGALPPVIGWACAGGTWASLAEIGPWALFTIMFVWQIPHFLAIAWMYKDDYAAGGYSVLPVVDRSGRWTWAMMVLWAAILLPVTILPPMVMDVTPGFVAVPVGAVAGVWFLLLTIRVARTRTRADARRVLIGSVIYLPILLAALVVDAGLGAALGW from the coding sequence GTGCAGACGACCCGCATGCAGCCCCAGGTCGCGTCGGTGGCATTGACGCCGGCGGACGCCCGAAGCGCCAGCCTGGCGGCGCTGTACGAGACGACCAAGCCCCGCATCACGCGATTGGTGACCATCACCAGCGCCCTGGGCTTCGGGCTGGGCGCGCTGTCGTATCGCCCTGCCACTGCAGAGCTGGTCATGGGGTTCGTGGCCGCCATCTTCGGGGCCGGGCTGGCCGCGGCCGGCGCCAACACGCTCAATCAATGGATGGAGCGAACCCGCGACGCCCGGATGGCCCGGACGAGCAATCGTCCCCTGCCAACCAGCCGGGTGACGCCGCGGGCGGTGCTGCTGTTCGGCATCGAACTGTGCGCGCTCGGCGTCGCCCTGGCCTGGGCCCTGGCCGGCATTGCCCCGGCCGCGCTGATCGCCGCCACGGTGCTCAGCTACCTCTTTGTATACACGCCCAGCAAGCCCGGGCTCTGGAGCAGCACGTGGATTGGCGCCGTGCCTGGCGCGCTTCCGCCGGTGATTGGCTGGGCATGCGCCGGAGGTACGTGGGCGTCGCTGGCCGAGATCGGCCCCTGGGCGCTGTTCACCATCATGTTCGTCTGGCAGATCCCGCACTTCCTGGCGATCGCGTGGATGTACAAGGACGACTACGCCGCCGGCGGCTACAGCGTGCTGCCCGTGGTCGATCGCAGCGGCCGGTGGACGTGGGCCATGATGGTCCTCTGGGCGGCAATCCTGCTTCCGGTCACCATCCTTCCGCCCATGGTCATGGACGTGACGCCGGGCTTCGTCGCGGTGCCCGTTGGCGCGGTCGCGGGCGTGTGGTTCCTGCTCTTGACTATCCGGGTCGCCAGGACACGAACGCGCGCCGATGCGCGGCGGGTGCTGATCGGTTCGGTCATCTACCTGCCCATCCTCCTGGCTGCCTTGGTGGTCGATGCGGGTCTGGGGGCCGCGCTGGGGTGGTAG
- a CDS encoding ABC transporter ATP-binding protein, with protein MVADTDWLVRIEDGVVEHRTRRGTPRRALAGVDLELRPGDAIALLGPNGSGKSTLLRTIAGLQSLASGRVHARAGLRLGVVFQHPALDPLLTVRENLRLQAALFGIPDTAGRIERLCGEQAIDDRLDDRVRTLSGGLVRRVEFTRAILAEPDVLLLDEPTVGLDLPARAGLLGAIDSLRAHRPDLAVVMSTHLMSDAERTSTVMMMHEGRIVASGAPGDLVANLGSLLITIPPGVDVPEPVEFERRADGSGVARPADESQLAAWTARLAARGIAFSVRPPTLADAYLHLARAPLDGEVAA; from the coding sequence GTGGTAGCCGACACCGACTGGCTCGTGCGTATCGAAGATGGCGTCGTCGAACATCGCACGCGGCGAGGCACGCCAAGGCGTGCCCTGGCGGGCGTCGATCTCGAACTGCGCCCCGGTGACGCGATTGCCCTGCTTGGGCCCAACGGCTCTGGAAAGTCCACGCTGCTGCGCACGATCGCGGGGCTTCAGTCGCTCGCGTCCGGCCGCGTCCACGCCCGCGCCGGGCTGCGCCTGGGCGTGGTCTTCCAGCACCCAGCCCTCGATCCGCTCCTGACCGTCCGCGAGAACCTGCGTCTCCAGGCGGCGCTCTTCGGGATCCCCGATACGGCAGGCCGCATCGAGCGGCTGTGCGGCGAGCAGGCCATCGACGACCGGCTGGATGATCGAGTCCGGACGCTCTCGGGCGGACTCGTGCGACGCGTCGAATTCACGCGGGCGATCCTGGCCGAGCCGGACGTCCTGCTCCTGGATGAACCCACGGTCGGGCTGGACCTGCCCGCCCGAGCCGGGCTCCTGGGCGCCATCGATTCGTTGCGCGCTCATCGCCCGGACCTTGCCGTGGTCATGAGCACGCACCTGATGTCCGATGCCGAGCGCACTTCGACGGTCATGATGATGCACGAGGGCCGCATCGTGGCGTCCGGCGCTCCCGGCGACCTCGTCGCCAACCTGGGCTCGCTGCTCATCACGATTCCCCCCGGCGTTGACGTGCCCGAGCCGGTTGAGTTCGAGCGTCGAGCCGACGGATCGGGCGTGGCTCGGCCCGCGGACGAATCACAACTCGCCGCGTGGACCGCCCGGCTTGCCGCACGGGGCATCGCCTTCAGCGTTCGTCCGCCCACGCTCGCCGACGCGTACCTGCACCTGGCCCGGGCGCCGCTGGATGGGGAGGTCGCGGCGTGA
- a CDS encoding ABC transporter permease, translating into MSGAGAAIALAGREVRRLVRQPLRIAVAIATPAMMWLFVASGFAGSIRPESLGDDAASLSLYLVPGMASLVVLFNAIFVSISLIEDRHEGFLQAVLVSPAPRWSIAAGKLIGGGVLGFVQALVLVSCAPLVGASVTAVGVAAALGALACLSLGITGLGLAAAWRVDSASGFHGVMNLVFMPMWLLSGAIFPVEGASGWLRTVAMVNPLRWCHRAVAAGVDGGVDLPATMLSLGFAAVGIVVALLAMGRTRPQGG; encoded by the coding sequence GTGAGTGGCGCGGGCGCGGCCATCGCGCTCGCCGGGCGCGAGGTGCGCCGACTGGTGCGCCAGCCGCTGCGCATTGCCGTGGCGATCGCCACGCCGGCGATGATGTGGTTGTTCGTGGCCAGCGGCTTTGCCGGCAGCATCCGCCCCGAGTCGCTGGGCGATGACGCAGCCTCGCTATCGCTCTACCTGGTGCCCGGCATGGCGTCGCTGGTCGTGCTGTTCAACGCGATCTTCGTCTCGATCTCGCTGATCGAGGATCGCCACGAGGGGTTTCTCCAGGCGGTGCTGGTCAGCCCGGCGCCGCGGTGGTCGATCGCCGCGGGCAAGCTCATCGGCGGCGGCGTGCTCGGCTTCGTACAGGCCCTGGTCCTGGTCTCCTGCGCGCCCCTGGTGGGCGCAAGCGTGACGGCGGTGGGGGTCGCTGCGGCCCTTGGGGCGCTGGCCTGCCTGTCGCTTGGCATCACCGGCCTGGGACTCGCCGCGGCGTGGCGCGTCGATTCGGCGTCGGGCTTCCACGGCGTGATGAACCTGGTCTTCATGCCCATGTGGCTGCTCAGCGGAGCGATCTTTCCGGTCGAGGGCGCCAGCGGGTGGCTGCGGACGGTGGCCATGGTCAATCCGCTGCGATGGTGCCACCGAGCCGTGGCGGCCGGGGTCGATGGCGGCGTCGACCTGCCGGCCACGATGCTCTCGCTGGGCTTTGCCGCCGTGGGAATCGTCGTCGCGCTGCTGGCCATGGGACGCACGCGCCCGCAAGGAGGTTGA
- a CDS encoding SCO family protein, protein MSQKRLFMAIVIVALIFLGLVGTLIMMRPTAVTDAELVRPGDDPLQPDEMLVGYAIPDFELTDQDGRPVDASILDGHVTILAFIFTNCPFACPGMTGQMVEHQDRLEGTGVRFLSISVDPDNDTPEVLRAYGERNEVDFERWSFLTGPFEQVRSIVRDSLNFHVGEDASRQITKADGTTMNNVSHPSHLILVGPGREVLGIYLYYEEDRMAELRSRARAAARALR, encoded by the coding sequence TTGTCTCAGAAACGACTCTTCATGGCGATCGTCATCGTCGCACTGATCTTCCTGGGCCTGGTCGGCACGCTGATCATGATGCGGCCGACCGCCGTCACCGATGCCGAATTGGTCCGCCCCGGCGACGACCCGCTGCAGCCCGACGAGATGCTGGTGGGCTACGCCATCCCCGACTTCGAGCTGACCGACCAGGACGGGCGGCCCGTGGACGCCTCGATCCTCGACGGCCACGTCACGATCCTGGCGTTCATCTTCACCAACTGCCCCTTTGCCTGCCCGGGCATGACCGGCCAGATGGTCGAGCACCAGGACAGGCTCGAGGGCACCGGCGTGCGGTTCCTGAGCATCAGCGTCGACCCAGACAACGACACGCCCGAAGTGCTGCGGGCCTACGGCGAGCGCAACGAGGTCGACTTCGAGCGATGGAGCTTCCTGACCGGTCCCTTCGAGCAGGTGCGCTCGATCGTCCGCGACAGCCTGAACTTCCACGTGGGCGAAGACGCCAGCCGGCAGATCACCAAGGCCGACGGCACCACGATGAACAACGTGAGCCATCCCTCGCATTTGATCCTGGTGGGGCCGGGCCGCGAGGTGCTGGGCATCTACCTGTACTACGAAGAAGACCGCATGGCCGAGCTGCGCAGCCGCGCCCGCGCGGCCGCCCGCGCGCTGCGCTAG
- a CDS encoding SDR family oxidoreductase, with amino-acid sequence MASPQPQRNAPAERPRVFLTGGTGYIGGRLAPRLLEAGFTLRCLAREPRKLEDRRWASDPACEVVQGDIEDTDALAERMRGCDYAYYLVHSMLSAGGGYAEHDRKLAESFAAAAARAGVKRIVYLGGLGEMGEDLSDHLRSRREVERVLAEGDVPVTVLRAAMIIGSGSASFEILRYLVERLPIMVTPKWVSTPCQPVAIADVLHWLVRCLQEPHTTGQTYEVGGAGVRTYNQLMRTMARELGLPRRLVIPVPVLTPELSSRWIGLVTPVSARIGRPLAEGLRNPVVVRENDVREAMPHEPRTPEEAIALALKRTSLAEVETSWSSAGVVEGDPDWAGGRVFIDARTCEIDAPPEAVFQAVCRVGGGHGWYAADVLWRIRGWMDTIAGGPGLRRGRRHPEEVAFGEALDFWRVIAVDRPRRLHLLAEMRLPGQAALEFCIDPSDDGQRSTLHMTARFKPKGLLGLAYWYSVLPLHHFVFNGMLQGMKRASERIARDGAKAPGGPSDSNRSA; translated from the coding sequence ATGGCTTCGCCCCAGCCGCAACGCAATGCGCCGGCCGAGCGGCCGCGCGTCTTCCTGACCGGCGGCACCGGCTACATCGGCGGCCGCCTGGCGCCCCGCCTGCTCGAGGCGGGCTTCACCCTGCGCTGCCTGGCCCGCGAGCCGCGCAAGCTCGAAGACCGCCGCTGGGCCAGCGATCCGGCGTGCGAGGTCGTCCAGGGCGACATCGAGGACACCGACGCGCTGGCCGAACGCATGCGCGGCTGCGACTACGCCTACTACCTCGTGCACTCGATGCTCTCGGCCGGGGGCGGCTACGCCGAGCACGACCGGAAGCTGGCCGAGTCGTTCGCCGCCGCGGCCGCCCGGGCGGGCGTGAAGCGCATCGTCTACCTCGGCGGCCTGGGCGAGATGGGCGAAGACCTGAGCGACCACCTGCGCTCGCGCCGCGAGGTCGAGCGCGTGCTGGCCGAGGGCGACGTGCCCGTCACGGTGCTGCGGGCGGCGATGATCATCGGCTCGGGCTCGGCCTCGTTCGAGATCCTGCGGTACCTGGTCGAGCGCCTGCCCATCATGGTCACGCCCAAATGGGTCAGCACGCCCTGCCAGCCGGTGGCCATCGCCGACGTGCTGCACTGGCTGGTGCGGTGCCTGCAGGAGCCGCACACGACCGGGCAGACCTACGAGGTGGGCGGCGCGGGCGTGAGGACGTACAACCAGCTCATGCGCACGATGGCGCGCGAGCTGGGCCTGCCGCGGCGGCTGGTCATCCCCGTGCCGGTGCTCACCCCCGAGCTCAGCAGCCGGTGGATCGGCCTGGTGACGCCGGTGAGCGCCCGCATCGGCCGCCCGCTGGCCGAGGGCCTGCGCAACCCCGTGGTGGTGCGCGAGAACGACGTGCGCGAGGCCATGCCCCACGAGCCCAGGACCCCCGAAGAGGCCATCGCCCTGGCGCTCAAGCGCACCAGCCTGGCCGAGGTGGAGACCTCCTGGTCGTCGGCGGGCGTGGTCGAGGGCGACCCCGACTGGGCCGGGGGCCGCGTGTTCATCGATGCGCGCACGTGCGAGATCGATGCGCCCCCCGAGGCGGTCTTCCAGGCCGTCTGCCGGGTGGGCGGGGGCCACGGCTGGTACGCGGCGGACGTCCTCTGGCGCATCCGCGGGTGGATGGACACCATCGCCGGCGGCCCCGGGCTGCGGCGCGGGCGACGACATCCCGAAGAGGTCGCCTTCGGCGAGGCCCTGGACTTCTGGCGCGTCATCGCCGTCGATCGCCCGCGCCGGCTGCACCTGCTGGCCGAGATGCGCCTGCCCGGCCAGGCGGCCCTGGAGTTCTGCATCGACCCGAGCGATGATGGGCAGCGCAGCACGCTGCACATGACGGCCCGGTTCAAGCCCAAGGGGCTGCTGGGCCTGGCATACTGGTACAGCGTGCTGCCGCTGCACCACTTCGTCTTCAACGGCATGCTCCAGGGCATGAAGCGCGCCTCGGAGCGCATCGCCCGCGACGGCGCCAAGGCGCCAGGCGGTCCGAGCGATTCGAACCGGTCGGCCTAG
- a CDS encoding HNH endonuclease codes for MPRNTHWTESETLAAFWLYSVTPRHRWNEQTPDIRVLAEHLDRTPAAVLMKLHNLASRDPARLAIGRKGLGHASELDAKIWKRLEQDHPNTVLSAERAWLELTGQTPTESEHTTEPRSLAAVASDSTLNTFFRRAVLACYEERCILTGLAIPELLVATHIITPASDPQRVGDPQNGLCLNPLHHQAFAKGFLALDANWTILVTPALSLDGVGGGLANQLGGLAGRKAEMPERFEPDREALRWHREHVFRAKAAKSECPD; via the coding sequence ATGCCGCGCAACACGCACTGGACGGAATCTGAGACCCTTGCGGCCTTCTGGCTCTACTCGGTGACTCCACGCCACCGCTGGAATGAGCAAACACCAGACATTCGAGTTCTAGCCGAGCACCTGGACCGGACTCCTGCAGCCGTCTTGATGAAGCTTCACAATCTCGCCAGCCGAGATCCGGCGCGGCTGGCGATCGGGCGGAAGGGACTCGGCCACGCCAGTGAACTCGACGCAAAAATATGGAAGCGGCTTGAGCAGGACCACCCCAATACGGTTCTGTCCGCCGAACGAGCTTGGTTGGAGCTGACAGGTCAGACCCCCACCGAGTCAGAACACACGACGGAGCCCAGATCTCTGGCTGCCGTTGCCAGTGATTCGACTCTAAACACATTCTTTCGGAGAGCTGTTCTGGCTTGCTACGAAGAGAGATGCATCTTGACGGGACTTGCCATACCCGAGTTGCTGGTAGCGACCCACATCATTACGCCTGCTAGCGATCCGCAGCGGGTGGGGGATCCACAGAACGGCCTCTGCCTTAATCCTTTGCATCATCAGGCTTTTGCTAAGGGCTTCCTGGCGCTAGACGCCAATTGGACGATCTTGGTTACACCGGCGCTTTCGCTCGACGGTGTCGGGGGTGGGCTGGCCAACCAACTCGGCGGGCTGGCCGGTCGAAAGGCCGAGATGCCGGAACGGTTCGAGCCAGATCGGGAAGCACTGCGCTGGCATCGGGAACACGTCTTCCGGGCTAAGGCTGCCAAGTCAGAGTGCCCTGATTAG
- a CDS encoding ATP-binding protein: protein MPEAASRVGIRPGVNILGVLRHLEYKPWHALAEYVDNSTQSFLSNRDRLADAGSRAVRVEIEFDTNGKTIQVRDNAAGIRIEDFPRAFRPAEAPPQKGGLSEFGMGMKSASCWFAPQWSVRTSALGDPFERRVSFNIEQIVQDKIEELDIERHSAPADAHYTIVELNDCRTNPKGRTIGKIKDHLSDIYRDFLRHGELELICHGQQLEYQEPDVLNAPRFGSNHEPDGDPIEWRRTIDLEIGDNGQGGQLRARGFAGLLRKGSTATAGLSLFRRRRVIQGSGDEKYRPPYIFGASNSYVFQRLFGEIHLEGFDVSHTKDGFRWEDREQDFLDLLKHCLDEDDLPLIRQARNYREKVSRESVGKVAEQAAQATAEGIRHGVPGAVHDARTQPPPATEPESALPPSEELAAQHIIEMEVDGHPWQVVLELDATPSDKWLDIAQAVTAGVDGNGRHQLGVRMSLAHPFMSCLPKLDRGHVEPLLRVAAGLALAEKIAADAGNNYPAAVRTILNRLMRGPLAGPGIQEDE from the coding sequence ATGCCTGAAGCCGCGTCTCGAGTGGGAATCCGCCCTGGCGTAAATATTCTGGGTGTTCTTCGCCACCTTGAGTACAAGCCGTGGCATGCGCTCGCCGAGTATGTGGACAACTCCACGCAGAGTTTTCTGTCTAATCGGGATCGCTTGGCCGATGCGGGCTCTCGTGCTGTTCGTGTTGAGATTGAGTTCGACACGAACGGCAAGACTATTCAGGTCCGAGACAATGCTGCGGGGATCCGAATCGAAGACTTCCCGCGCGCCTTTCGCCCAGCGGAAGCACCACCACAAAAGGGAGGCCTTAGCGAATTCGGCATGGGTATGAAGAGTGCCTCGTGTTGGTTTGCTCCACAGTGGTCTGTACGCACGAGTGCTTTGGGCGACCCTTTCGAGAGACGCGTGTCTTTCAATATCGAGCAGATCGTGCAGGACAAGATCGAAGAGCTTGACATTGAGCGTCACTCGGCTCCAGCTGACGCACACTACACCATTGTCGAGCTCAACGATTGCCGGACGAATCCCAAGGGTCGGACAATCGGCAAGATCAAGGATCACCTCAGCGATATCTACCGGGACTTCCTTCGTCACGGCGAATTGGAGTTGATCTGTCATGGACAGCAGCTTGAGTACCAAGAGCCAGACGTTCTCAATGCGCCACGATTTGGTAGTAACCATGAGCCCGATGGCGACCCCATTGAATGGCGACGCACGATTGACCTTGAGATCGGTGATAATGGCCAGGGCGGCCAACTGAGGGCACGGGGCTTTGCTGGACTACTGCGCAAGGGCAGTACAGCGACAGCCGGCCTGTCTCTGTTCAGGCGTAGGCGCGTCATCCAGGGCAGCGGGGATGAGAAGTATCGGCCACCCTACATCTTCGGTGCTTCGAATAGCTATGTGTTTCAGCGACTCTTCGGCGAGATACACCTGGAAGGCTTTGACGTTAGCCACACGAAGGATGGCTTTCGCTGGGAAGACCGCGAACAAGATTTCCTGGACTTGCTCAAGCACTGCCTCGACGAGGATGACCTTCCGCTCATCCGGCAAGCGCGCAACTACCGCGAAAAAGTGTCACGAGAGTCCGTTGGCAAGGTGGCAGAGCAAGCCGCTCAAGCAACCGCGGAGGGCATTCGGCACGGCGTACCGGGTGCGGTGCACGACGCACGCACTCAGCCCCCTCCGGCAACAGAGCCCGAGTCGGCGTTGCCGCCATCGGAGGAGCTTGCAGCCCAACACATCATTGAGATGGAGGTTGACGGCCACCCATGGCAGGTTGTGCTTGAACTCGACGCAACGCCGTCTGACAAGTGGCTAGATATTGCTCAGGCCGTCACAGCGGGCGTCGATGGGAACGGACGCCATCAGTTGGGCGTTCGTATGTCCTTGGCCCATCCATTTATGTCATGCCTGCCGAAGCTTGATCGCGGACACGTCGAGCCTTTGTTGCGTGTGGCAGCTGGCCTGGCGTTGGCGGAGAAGATTGCGGCAGATGCAGGAAACAACTACCCCGCAGCAGTACGCACAATACTCAACAGACTAATGCGCGGCCCGCTCGCAGGCCCAGGTATTCAAGAAGACGAGTAA